From the Musa acuminata AAA Group cultivar baxijiao chromosome BXJ3-7, Cavendish_Baxijiao_AAA, whole genome shotgun sequence genome, one window contains:
- the LOC135642174 gene encoding uncharacterized protein LOC135642174 — protein MPWPAHRPIQWECLEKLEYSEPASLSFSLYPLLAPLLPLRVSTTCIFPSTALSSKEKVEQVQATTMTPSEEREAIEEEEVSLSPSDLPVAADKDDDGECKSSDAEEDFEFRISVAGGLLSHAAETDMCAADEVFFQGQILPLRPSVGSDSGFFVASRPPSRSRSMSDSLDQYSTTVLGLGFNSTSRSNSSGSSSRSSSGCVSRSHSSNSHGSSTCEHPRVSLSNNFYAHPSPTPQVRILRNAHARRRSTSSAPPGWGIFRLGIAKAPEIELYDIRSRRSNSGSVSGRKSNADAEDAKKALRGTNRSTSKNPADVQKKAASQAAGRGFSCKCSPDALEPVAIPKLGVTKKKKEQQTTHRSRGELNG, from the coding sequence ATGCCATGGCCCGCCCACAGGCCAATACAGTGGGAATGTCTCGAGAAGTTAGAATACAGTGAGCCTGCCTCGCTTTCCTTTAGTTTATATCCTCTCCTCGCTCCACTGCTACCCCTTCGAGTCTCCACCACTTGTATATTTCCTTCGACCGCCCTTTCCTCCAAAGAAAAGGTGGAACAAGTCCAAGCAACGACAATGACTCCATCAGAGGAACGGGAGGCCATTGAGGAAGAAGAGGTGTCCCTTTCGCCCTCGGATCTCCCGGTGGCCGCCGACAAAGATGATGATGGCGAGTGCAAGTCCAGCGACGCTGAGGAGGACTTCGAGTTCCGGATATCGGTGGCTGGAGGCCTCCTTTCCCATGCGGCCGAGACCGACATGTGCGCGGCCGATGAAGTGTTCTTCCAGGGCCAGATTCTTCCACTGCGGCCCTCCGTTGGCTCCGACAGCGGATTCTTCGTCGCCAGCCGGCCACCGAGCCGGAGCAGGTCGATGTCCGACTCACTCGACCAGTATTCCACTACCGTTCTGGGATTGGGCTTCAACAGCACGAGTCGGAGTAatagcagcggcagcagcagcaggagcagcAGTGGCTGTGTGAGTAGGAGTCATTCGTCGAACAGTCATGGAAGCAGCACCTGCGAGCACCCCCGGGTATCACTGTCCAACAACTTCTACGCTCATCCAAGTCCCACGCCGCAGGTTCGCATCCTAAGGAACGCCCACGCGCGGCGGAGGAGCACAAGTTCTGCGCCACCAGGGTGGGGGATCTTCCGGTTGGGCATCGCCAAGGCCCCCGAGATCGAATTATACGACATCAGGTCGCGAAGGTCGAACAGCGGCAGTGTCAGCGGCAGGAAGAGCAATGCCGACGCCGAGGATGCAAAGAAGGCTCTAAGAGGTACAAACCGTAGTACTTCAAAGAATCCCGCAGATGTCCAGAAGAAGGCAGCGTCCCAGGCCGCCGGGCGTGGGTTCAGCTGCAAGTGCTCCCCGGACGCGCTGGAGCCGGTCGCCATACCGAAGCTGGGGGtcacaaagaagaaaaaggagcagCAGACCACGCACAGGAGTAGAGGAGAATTGAATGGTTGA
- the LOC103992895 gene encoding protein TRIGALACTOSYLDIACYLGLYCEROL 5, chloroplastic translates to MVLTTFDGVGVGLGFGIGCGFGIGWGFGGMPLHTFGMGIGGGCGVGLGLGWGFGSAFGCKYRSSKVTFQGIEFDNKGTRDKSVADSSKHAQ, encoded by the exons ATGGTTCTCACGACCTTCGATGGCGTCGGCGTTGGCCTTG GGTTCGGCATCGGATGCGGGTTTGGAATTGGATGGGGCTTTGGAG GAATGCCCTTGCATACCTTTGGCATGGGAATTG GGGGAGGCTGTGGAGTGGGACTTGGTCTTGGTTGGGGCTTTGGCAGTGCATTTGGTTGCAAATACCGGTCCTCCAAAGTCACTTTCCAGGGCATTGAATTTGATAATAAGGGGACGAGAGATAAATCAGTGGCAGATTCCTCGAAGCATGCTCAATAG